CACTTGTTGTCTTTCTATCAGGCTCTGATAACCGTAGTTTGATGTCTAATTTATTATCACTCTGAACTGTCAGGCATACTGGGATTAGACCTAGAACAAGCAGGCAAACAAATATAGGTACTTTTGTCTGTTTTAGACAAGTCAAGTCAGGTGTCACATTCCTGGCAAGGAGTCAAGCAGTCATATGATGTTTACACTTTACCTTAAAGGAATTTAGCTCAGGAAAATCAAGTATTGTCACCCTGGCAGACCTGAAATGAGTTTACTGACTTCTGCAAATGTCAGAGAATGTGAAAGAAAATAAGattattcaaaatgtacatttcaattTTTGAAGGTGTTTATTTATGGGAGGAAGTTGAGAATTGCGATGCAGTATACTTATTTGTTCTACTGTTTAGTGGAAAATCCGATATCAGTAATCTGTAATGAATGATGTTCTATGTACACACATAACTTGTTGGGAGTGACATGGGCAGTTCAGAAACTGGGTGTTTGAGTGCCAAAGTAGATGAGGAGCTTGGCTTGTAACCACAGTGTTCCTGGTTTTATGGCTTGTGTAATAATCGGGTACCCTTGGACCCTATGTTATGTTTTCATGCATCATGGTTACACTACCCTTTAGTAAggtataacaaaaaaaaactgaatttatgcCAGTGATATAGTAGCTTACTGTGGATGTGACGGGGTTAAAAACTGGGCTGATGAGTGAAAAGATTGTTCACTACTATGTTCATAATGAGGAGGTTGCTGGTATGAATCCAGGTTATGAAATTCCCTGCTTTCGTCATTAATATGGAAGTTGTCATGCATCCGTATTGCACTTCCCTCTGAGATTTCCTTGCAGCCTCACTGTCACTGTAACAGCAGTGTTGTTCACTTATTTTCTGCTCATCAGGGTCTTTGTTTGCAGCCATGTTTTCTTCTTGTAGTTGCAccactgaggaggaggaggagcctgagGATCCAGAGGCTAAGATGGTGGTACTGCAGGAAGTGCCATCCCTACAGGGGATTGCGCAAGATGTAGAGGAGGAACCGGAGGTGGAAGTGAAGAAAGTTGAGGGAATCGGGGGAGAGtctgatgagagagaggaggaaggggacgCCTCCAAGACGACCGAGGCCGGTGGCAAGGGTGAAACGATGGAGCGAAACAGTCCTACTGAAACCCAGGAAGAAAACGCAAGCCCGGGCAGCCCATTGATGGTTCAACTGAAAACTGAGCCATTGTCATCTGAACATGGCATTACCGTTGTGACGGAAGCAGAAAGGTGTGATAATGTGCCTAGTGATACTGATTCAGTTGCGGCTGATATCTGTAAATATCCATTATAGCTGCAGATGTTATTATGCAGATGTGTTTACTTCTTTCCCCCTTCTTGAGGAAATGGTCTATAATTTAGTACATACAGAATGATCCATACCTGGATTTCTTTGTAAAGACTAGCCTGAAATATGGAGAGGTGGAGCTCTGAAAGCTCCGATATCACAAGTAGAATGGAGTGACAGATTTCATCTTTAATATTGAAACGTTGATCCCACAAAAAGTATTACTATATGAAAcgatttaaaatatatttaacaaacattttatttgaaatactgaaatttgtatttgttgtaATATTTAAGTCTGTAGatgttaaaatggaaaaatatatatttaaaagcatTCAGTAGGTAAAGTAAAAGTCCTGGAAAATCTGTTCAGTCTTCTCTCAACCCTTCAGCCCTTCTCACTATGCCTTTTCCAGTTTTGAGGACTTATACCGTTCGGAAGAGGATATTATCAAGGACAATAGCGAGCATGGAAAGATGGAGCCACTGATCCAGATAACACGTAAGGCATTCCCATTCAAGAGACCTGGTTCATTACAGGCAGCTagccccaacacacaccaggGCATTTAACTTCCCTGCAAAAGTAGTTGGAGTGCAAATTTGTCCACACTGTACATAACCATGGCATTTTAAAGATGGTGCCTGAATAAGGGGGGAATAGATCTGGGATTTTTGGAAGGACACAGTGCCAAAGCACTGATGTGTTCCTGATTGTTCAATGCGTTGATGTGGCATGACACTCATAAAAGACCAGAAGCTGTAGATCAGGGCTGctcaaccctattcctggagatcttcaATCCTACCCTAACAACGCGTACCTCATTCAACGACTAGAGATCTTGTCaaactgctaattagtagagtcaggtgtgccaaattaggtttGTAATGgaaatctacaggatggtagatcgcCAGGAACAGGGCCGGCAGCCCTGCATTAGATGATAGCAGTAGATGATAACGTTTCTGACAAGCCTATTCATCGTCAGGCACTTGAAAGGGTCTGTCTGGGCACGTTTGCAGGTAGATGGGGAAGTCTGTTGAGCACGACGTGCATTTTGACGTGATGAAAGTGTTGTGGAATGAATTGTGCATGTTCCGTGTCTCTGGGTCCAGTTCCCGGGGTTCAGGACAGGAGCAGTGTGGCGCCTGAGGTGGACATTCTGTCCTACGGTCAAGGGGAGTGGAAGGGCAACACAGCCAAAAGTGCCCTCATCAGAAAGGTTGGTTTCTGCATCAGCCTCTGTGAGCCCTTTTTTGTTTCATAGTGTTTCCTGCCCTTTGCCATATAGAGGCAGTTTTGGAAAGGACTCTGAATCTTTGGTCTTGCAAAGTTTCATCAAACCCTAGCCTTAAATGGCCTTGGTAGAATGCATTAACTCTTCTTTGACCTATATAAATGTTTGAAACAAAGATGACATCAAAGACTTTCGAGACATCATTCTTTGAGGTATCTAGAGTATTGGCATAAGGGAATAAATTTGTCTACGTGTTAGAGCGTTTGAGACTCCCCTCCcgaaatatttttcagaatgtCTTGAAGGCACTTTTCATGACCTTGTTATGGTAAAGAAGAAGAGTCATTTGTGTGGATCAtgtgactgactcactgactggCTGTTACCTGTTTTGCCTACAGGGGTACTCAGAGCTGTCACAGAGCTTTGAGGGCCTGCGAAGAGTCAGGGGTGATAACTACTGTGCCCTGAGGGCTACCCTCTTCCAAGTCCTTAGTCATAGTAACAAGCTTCCTGCCTGGATTGAGgatggtgacatcacactggTATGAGGCAATCATTGTAGCACCAGAGATAGTTTGGAGAAAACAAAACCGACAGGCGCTATAGTAGGAAGTTAAAACCAAGTTGTGAGTAACGTGTACATTTGGCCGTGAATGCTTTGTATAGGGTTTAGTACttgctgaaatgtgcatttatgaaAGTGGAAGTATAGTACTGAAAGCCTGGTTGTTTACTaagatgaaaagaaaggcaatacaccacAAGGTGGTGATGTCTGTTATTAAGATAATTCGATAATTTATCATTGTGGCATATTGTCCAGTCCGATGTAGTTGTAATCTTGAATTTAGCTGTTATttgctgaaatgtttaaaatttgaaatttgcATAATTCTCGAAGTAGGAGCAAAGGTTGAGATAAAAGGAAGTGTAACATACTGTACGGAACATTTTGTCTGGAATTTCCAATTGCTTTGTTTCATCTCCTCTGGCTTAGACCcaggtgcaaaaaaaacaagttgtaTTAAATTCTGAAGCTGTCATACCAGACACTGTCATCACAGTCAgcagttgttttttgttattgcagAGAAGTCTTGCCTGAGGCCATTGCAGTTCTCATGTTCTTGTTCTACAGTTGCCAGAGAAGCTTGCAGCGGAGATGGAGCCAGTTGAGAGCTGGAAGTTTCCCCTCGGGTGTATTGAGGCAGGAGAAAAGGAGGGTGCCATCGAGCAGCTGAAACGTCACCTGAGGCTCCTCCAGAAAACGGTGAACCTCATTTGTGTTTACGTCACTTCTTTGCTGTGTATAGCCCCCTTTGTGTTACACCAAGGATCTGATCAGGAGAGTACCTTTAGCTATAATGGAATTTTTCAGCTGATTAACCCATTGGACCTTCGCCCTGGTCTTTGAGAGCCACAGGGTGCAGCTGTCACGCATCACTTCATTGTTCTTAAGCCGATCGAGCAAGTAACTCGCCCCACCTGTTTTCCTGGATGTGAGCTGGTTGGGGAATGTAATGGGGACGTGAAGCACTTGGCAATAGGATACTtcttcatttgcttttttcccttgGATATGAATGCCCTGCATTAAAATTTGAAACTGTCCCATATTTGCTAgaaaataaagttcattttcCTTGCAGCTACTAGCACTAGGGTGCAGCCATCTTGGTTTGCCATCCGGCAAGTTACggcttggcggggcatgccccgtAATACAGCCCCGAGAGTTAGACACTGAAATAAGCACAAAGaccagactctcagcccttaagaacattacgTTCTGCACCTTCTGACCTCTTTTAATTACACAGAATCcagatacaacttcacacgCCCACACAATACAACACCTCTGGTACCCAACCCTATTCATGATTCAGACAGCTACAGGGCTACATGGTAGGCCCTAAAACCTAAATTGTCTGCTATTGCAGGCTTTGCCCAGCAGGGGCTTGTTCTGGGGGCTACAGCTGCAGCAACAATGTTACACACAGTGATCAAAATGACCAAGCATACAGGCAAAATAAATGATGGTCAGTTTGACCATTTAAGTTCATTCCAATCTAAGTAAGTGTTTATTACTATATGTTCGTATGgaatattgatattcaaattatatcagcatgttcaatacatatgtttaggaaaagtcacAAAGGGGGAGCCGTATGAGTTTTATGATGGAAGGTTTATTGATTTTCTCAACGATCAAATTGACCGCTGTGGCATTTCTAGTGTTAATTACTTTTTAAGTAGGCTACTATCGCCACCTTGCAAACGCTacattctaaattaatgttagctaggtcTATAGATCATCTACCGacataaaaacaattatctATCGTATTGTGTCGGTCTATCGTATATTAaataccccattaaaaacactttctacaatccatttaaaatatgacagacacatgtatttgtttgtaattCATGGCAAAGGAAAAATGAGTGAATCTCCATttatgtgtttctttgagctagaatgtatgtgtgtttgcatgtacaatatttacaaCGTACAACATTGTACATGCAAGTTAAGCATACTAAatactgtctataagtcatcaattaaaacttgcaaaatcgcaagccattaaaagtattgaggccaaaatgaggccaagttgtCTGTTTTTATGAAGCCTAATAACTGACTAATGCTTTGCTTGGTAGTTAATGGGAGACAGAAGCTTTGGTAGCTGTGTGAAACAAAAGTGGCAGTTGCTAGGCATCGAGGAAGGCGAGGCTGAGAAGAAAGCACTTTACGGGCACGTCCTTGTATGCCTGCCTGTGCGTTCTTCCGTACGCCCGCCTCTGTGCCTTCACACGAATGTGTTCATTTGCGGTGTTCATGCGTCTCTGATCGATCTGAACAGCTGCGTTTGTTTTCCTCTCTGGGCCTGCCGTGTCTCTGTCCGCGCACGCGAGCAGTGGCGGGCAGCGGCCAAGGCGGACGGCGCGGAGGAGAGGCGGAGCCTGTGCGAGGCCATGTTCcagggcggggaggaggagcaCGCCCTCCTGGAGGCCGTCAAGCTCCTGATGCTGAGCTCTGCGGTGGAGCTGCATGCGAGCATGGGGAGCGGCGAGGATGTGCCCATGTTCTGCCTGCTCCTGTTCGCCCGCGACGACTCCGACTGCCCCCGCACGTTCCTCACCAACCACCTGAGCCACGTCGGCTTCAGCGGCGGCCTGGAGCAGGTGAGGACAACCCCCTGGAAACGCTTTCCCAAACAGTGGGTTGCAACCCTCTGGCGGGTTGTGGGAAAGCTTGAAGTGGGTTGCAAGTTGACATGTGAAACAAATGACTGTACATAACAGAATTCTAGACCAAGATTATTACcgtaaatgaaaactgaaaaaataggCCAGTTTTTCCTCTTTAGATGCAGGTagctatataaaaataattgaagtTATCTCTCTCGTCCGGCAGGTGGAGATGTTTCTCCTGGGGTATACTCTGCAGCACACTATCCAGGTTTACCGGCTATAtaagacagacacagaggagTTCATTACCTACTACCCCGATGACCACAAGGAAGACTGGCCCCTGGTGTCTCTGGTCACTGAGGATGACCGGCATTACAATGTCCTTGTGGGAAAAAACTGAAGGCATTTGATTCCCCAGAAGCCCCATCAGAAGCCTATTGACCAGACTaatctcagtctttaatttggtcagttaaaaacattttttttttttacctctttttatgtaattgtttgctgTAGTACAGTAAGGGATGCaatgtattaaattaatgtagtaaactaaacatgaaaagctaatgaatgcatttctcgttttaaaattaacagcttgtttttcaattctgggattgcaattatGTTTGGAATCAAAACCAGCGTACacagggggtccccaggacagtttgggaaccactggccTAAAGAGCATTCAACACAGTGTGAAGATTTGTCTTGAACACCCCAAAAGTATATTTTACAGAAAAGAACATCCAGTTTCTTCATGGCTGGCCTGGTGTGGTACAGCAGCTTTGTAACACCTTTCTGAGCTTTCTTAGCTCAACAACACCAATGCAGGCCTAAGAAATGTTAGCAAGCTTAAGAACCAATCAGACATTTAATTATTGTATATCATTGTGACTTGTTGAACCAGCTTAGCTTCATGTTGTAATGATACAGAGCTGCAAGGCCTGCTCGAGGGCACCCTTCTGGATCTGGATTTCAGCAGTCCTGACGTGGTGGTTTGTAAAGCAGATAAATGATGCGTCTCACATCGCTATCGCAGTGGGACACACAAGCTGATAATGTTCCATCATAGAGTCTGTGCCATAAAAGGGTAGTTACTCACTGCATTCTGCGATTGGAGCAATTCTCctttggaaaatgtgttttttccccactgaatTTCGTATACTGAAATAACACATTGGGTTACATGTAAAGTTTCAAGATTGGGATAACAAAAGAAGTTGCTTGGTGATTTGTTAAGGGCGATGGTCCTGTTAGTGTGATGTTCCTGTTTTCTCATGTGACTGTTCAGAATATTGCCAAAGTGATTTAGCTAATGAAGGAAGCTGCTAAAATGTATGgtctctgtcctgtgtgtgtagAACAAACTCGGGTGTTTCTTCTGTTCTCACTGCACTATTGAACATTGTGTGCTGTGCTCTTCCTGCAGAAGTAAACCAATGAAATGTATCTGATGGTGTCCACCTAGTTTTTGGATGAAGAGTGTAATGCCTTGCTTGATAGGTATAATATACAGGTGTATTAAATGACTACTGCTTTTCATGCACTGTTACCAAGAGTTCCCAGCAGTATGGTATCCAACATCCACAAGAAGGTGCTCACAAAGTATTTTCCTTCtataatatatattgtatatagtAGTTGATGCTTTCTTGTTATTTTCAACAAGTATTATAGATGATGTCATTTATTGTAGTGTATTAGCACACAGATAAGTCTCGGAGGGCCACAgtttctgcatgttttttgcTTTCCTTTTCAATCAGCAGTCAATGTATATCTTTGAGACGAGGCATGTGGACTGTAAACAATCTATGACtcaaagcaggggtgtccaatcttatccgaaaagggccagtgtgggtgcaggtttttgtttaagCTCAgaactatgacacctgattctactaattaactaatcatggtttTCAATCAAGActttgataagtagaatcaggtgtcagAGAgctgggcaaaaacaaaaacctgcaccaggccagataagattggacagtCCTGACTTAAGTCACTTTTCTGAAAATGCACCAAAAAGCGGACACTGAGGCCTTGCAGAACTGGAATCTGAACCCCCTGCATTAACATATCTATGTTAGGCAGTGGAGGCATGTGATGTAAATCTTAGCCCACGTTTGAAAAGaaaggattaaataaaaaatgcaacaatgaATGTGAACCAACCTTTATTTAACAATGCTTTTCAGTTCCTTTTTCATAGATATGAATGTGAGAAGTCACTTTCTTTTGGCAtgtgacaaaacacaaaatggaccCATGAGCTGCCTGCTACAACCTTTAACAAAAGAAACTACtttgaaaatatgtatgtatacctGTGCGTTTctgtaaatggaaattaaatgaaGAGAGTTAGCAACAAAATAGACATAGCTGAATGCATAATGGAATCTATCCTGAGATTAAAAAGAGCAATGCCCAGAACAAGTAAAAACTTGTAACAGAAGTAACACATTGAATAGGAAACTTAACGTCCACAGTTCTGACCCCTCCCTGTCATGTAGTTTGCACAATGGGTCACCCAATCAAAACTCAAAACATTGTTTGAACATCAACACCATTATATGATTAAAAAAGCACCAACTTACATCACACATCAAAATGCCACCACCTCTAtatgataataaatataaatgtaatatctatAGATATAGCAACCCTTAGAAACCACTTGCAGCTAAAGCAGTGATCAAAGCCATAGCAGAACTGCTCATTAATCTTGGAAAATAAAAGTCATAAGAGGAAGCACAATGACCTGTTTTGGTCTTGTGTATTCATTGTACAGTCATAGTAAAAAGTCGTGTTTGAATGAAAATCAACCTCTAAACAGTCCTTTTGAATGCTTCTTGAAGGTAGCAACATGAAGAAAGTTCAGCAGACAGAAAAAAGTTGATGTCAAAACTTTGCTTTGGTTTAGCTTGGTATCTTCATTGTCTTGCATTAGTCCTAATTAACAAAAGGTGGAAGAtgtctatatataaatatgtagtacaaatataaatatgctgTATCATCAAGatttataatatatatgatTTTAAATATATCGATATCATCTTATTAGAGTTTGCGGAAGgattgaaaaaatgtatttaattttggatttcagtttgatttcagttcagtttcatcAGAGAAATTATAAAAATTCCAGCAATATCTGTTAATGTCTGATACTTAACACCATAATCTTGCATTTTTGGactatgaaaacaaaaattataataatgctgaatatatataaatatgcatatgttTTGTACAAGAGGATTGGGTAAAAAAGGCAATTTCCTTATGTATACATTCAAAGTGTGTTAAAAGTATGCATTCTTCAAAGTATGCATTCTTAAAAGAAGCTGACATGATCTTGCATCATTTGTTGTATATTGGAACACTTCTTAATGAAGAGAAACCATCTCTtaccaaataaatatgaaaagattTCTTAGTCGAATAAACACAATTTACACCATGGTGAATGGGCTCATATGGGTATTAGACTGTGCATTAATTGGCGTTGGCTATTTTACAAGGCAATGAAACAACAATTTGCTGATCATATGAAAGTCATCTTTAGGCCTATTCAAGTTCAAGTTTTGACagagtaaacatttttttaccaaTGAATCTACTTGTTTAGCaggctaaaataacaatagggCTACGATAGCCAACCACATATCCATATTATTTAATTGAAGCAATGATTCATGGCATGGAAGTTGGCAGACTCCTTAGTTGTAGTGCATCTTGAGATTCACAATAGCCTTCAAACCTCGTGCCTGGGGTTTCTTGGCGTGGTTTTGATCCGATCGGAGTCGTTGCTTTAGGCTGATTTTTGAGGTGTGACAGCCCTCTCGGCGTGGTCCCCGCTGTGTTTATTCAGTGGGCGGAGCCTAGCTTATCACGGCATGCTGCGATTAACATTGACCTGATTTCCCCAAAATGGGATCCCTTAGAGCTGTTGGCCTGAGTGCAATGCGTTCTCTTAGCCTGCTcttgaacccgtgttcagcagttgtctacgatcatgaaaatgcacttttgtacgttgctttggataaaagcgtctgccaaatgaatgtaatgtaatgtaatgtaatgctcttTTGATTGTCAATACAACATTATGACTTTAAAGGCAGTTCTACCTCTCAACTCCCTCCATTGTTAGGGGCTTTATCTGCTTCTAACAGAGGATATATAAGTGAAATGCATAGACTATCTGCAATTGTAAGGCATCATTTCGGCCTTTAGCCtaccattttcttctttttttttggcggctAGAATGTCCGTAAGGACTTCAACCATTTTCCCGACAAAAACTTGACTTTGACCATTTTACTGGTGAAAAACCCGCATTTaccagctatatatatatatataatcagtGTGTTCGTGTATGTGCGTACTTATAAATTATTACGTAAAATTACGTAACAAATGAGAGTGTGCGTTTCAATCACAAAGCTAGAATGCCCACCCTGTGCATGCAAAGGCCTCTCCTCTGGGTTCATCTTTGCACATATTGGAGCACTTGGGGAGGGTGTGCCATAAGCCATAAGGAGTGCCTCTCAGGCTCTGGCAGGACAGTATTCCATGGAAGAGAGCTGATGTTCAGC
This is a stretch of genomic DNA from Anguilla rostrata isolate EN2019 chromosome 4, ASM1855537v3, whole genome shotgun sequence. It encodes these proteins:
- the LOC135252575 gene encoding uncharacterized protein LOC135252575 isoform X1 codes for the protein MGICCCKVKCEKHEEQKGLLEKTSKGSEEPDREKACSKKEDGGQADSNGTQDSRVLGSEAQMAVVPEMQVNQEVGSEVKNLGTAENKCPEDCSPKTEDGHTTYKSQKTNERNLEDEKTGSGHVVCPVLKIETTHVEDLPKLENLQDKTTPKKAESELSSSKSENVHRIDFSLKSESIEVADPSLKSDFEGGADPSLSSKPIKVEYPSLKGELTELEDPSLKCEPVELKDPSLKSEHIAVVQPNFNSEPVEAVDPSLKNEPVETVDPAIKNEPKEVADSSLKKQIIEVVEPTLKSQSLQSEERLPGPRDMKAEDPTPKAVDGAAVGPDTVFPDEASSLTDHKPCLGSLSRPADEEAAEMVSGTLNLEGESEHKDHASEGDVPATVKETSDVNEDNNSSSQAKKPSVIDELITRKSCTTEEEEEPEDPEAKMVVLQEVPSLQGIAQDVEEEPEVEVKKVEGIGGESDEREEEGDASKTTEAGGKGETMERNSPTETQEENASPGSPLMVQLKTEPLSSEHGITVVTEAESFEDLYRSEEDIIKDNSEHGKMEPLIQITLPGVQDRSSVAPEVDILSYGQGEWKGNTAKSALIRKGYSELSQSFEGLRRVRGDNYCALRATLFQVLSHSNKLPAWIEDGDITLLPEKLAAEMEPVESWKFPLGCIEAGEKEGAIEQLKRHLRLLQKTWRAAAKADGAEERRSLCEAMFQGGEEEHALLEAVKLLMLSSAVELHASMGSGEDVPMFCLLLFARDDSDCPRTFLTNHLSHVGFSGGLEQVEMFLLGYTLQHTIQVYRLYKTDTEEFITYYPDDHKEDWPLVSLVTEDDRHYNVLVGKN
- the LOC135252575 gene encoding uncharacterized protein LOC135252575 isoform X2, with the protein product MGICCCKVKCEKHEEQKGLLEKTSKGSEEPDREKACSKKEDGGQADSNGTQDSRVLGSEAQMAVVPEMQVNQEVGSEVKNLGTAENKCPEDCSPKTEDGHTTYKSQKTNERNLEDEKTGSGHVVCPVLKIETTHVEDLPKLENLQDKTTPKKAESELSSSKSENVHRIDFSLKSESIEVADPSLKSDFEGGADPSLSSKPIKVEYPSLKGELTELEDPSLKCEPVELKDPSLKSEHIAVVQPNFNSEPVEAVDPSLKNEPVETVDPAIKNEPKEVADSSLKKQIIEVVEPTLKSQSLQSEERLPGPRDMKAEDPTPKAVDGAAVGPDTVFPDEASSLTDHKPCLGSLSSCTTEEEEEPEDPEAKMVVLQEVPSLQGIAQDVEEEPEVEVKKVEGIGGESDEREEEGDASKTTEAGGKGETMERNSPTETQEENASPGSPLMVQLKTEPLSSEHGITVVTEAESFEDLYRSEEDIIKDNSEHGKMEPLIQITLPGVQDRSSVAPEVDILSYGQGEWKGNTAKSALIRKGYSELSQSFEGLRRVRGDNYCALRATLFQVLSHSNKLPAWIEDGDITLLPEKLAAEMEPVESWKFPLGCIEAGEKEGAIEQLKRHLRLLQKTWRAAAKADGAEERRSLCEAMFQGGEEEHALLEAVKLLMLSSAVELHASMGSGEDVPMFCLLLFARDDSDCPRTFLTNHLSHVGFSGGLEQVEMFLLGYTLQHTIQVYRLYKTDTEEFITYYPDDHKEDWPLVSLVTEDDRHYNVLVGKN